Proteins from a genomic interval of Pseudomonas versuta:
- a CDS encoding non-ribosomal peptide synthetase has product MTDFDRDQLLALLLDDDAPAAPAGPGRRTGDGPAPLSFAQRRLWFLQQYELQSPAYNSARALRIKGRPDVGALQAALRRLIERHASLRTRFVLVDEQPMQVIEPAVDFHLECVTLATGADLQAELRQRVAVPFDLDRAPLLRASLLCDGEGAVLLLCLHHIVADAWSNPLLIADLGRAYAAALDGNDRALPGLPLEYADYATWQRQHFAGQGAAEGQAYWRQYLGQDVPVLELPSDRARSAAPRLQAARHDIRLPDALARAVREGCRAQHCSPFVLLLAAWQVLLARYSGQRDFAVGVPNAARSHAQVQDIVGFFVNTQVYRARLDSQLTTRALCRRLRDESRMALQHSDFPFECVLDGLNLTRDLRHSALFQVLFNFRHSRDAQPLQLPGLEVQVLDSELESARFDLTLDVIASPDGIDCRLEYVTELYDAPTIQRLGQHLCQLLQGMLATPDRSVFSLPLLDAGEQAQLNTWNATASRYPEYPNLPALIAEQVRATPEALALVYGDTQLSYGELDARANQLAHWLLGQGVGPDVPVAVCAERSVELVVALLGVIKAGGAYLPLDPDLPLERLQGMLADSGSPLLLTQKHLLSTWSGAAGVPVHALENLPLAIQPQIALQVDIGPENLVYCLYTSGSTGKPKAVGNRHAGLLNRLQWMQAEYGLNASDRVLQKTPYSFDVSVWEFFWPLLSGAALVMAPPSAHRDPQALRELIVEHGITTLHFVPSMLQAFVSAGELALCTSLKRIICSGEALPAQLQRQVLGQTSSELHNLYGPTEAAIDVTSWACREDGNSVPIGRPIANTQIHILDTDLNPVPVGVAGELYIAGINLARGYQGRAALTAERFVANPYGAPGERMYRSGDLARWRADGAIDYLGRLDHQVKLRGLRIELGEIEALLLSHANVRESVVIARDDKLIGYWVGDATDEDALKAHLARHLPEYMVPWRLVQLDAMPLSANGKLDRKLLPQPQGPVTEDYAAPSSEIERILASIWAEVLGQEQVGISDNFFELGGDSILSLQVISRMRRAGWQLNPRDLFEHQTIAALARVAVPLEQASRDSGPVQGAAPVTPIQAHFFAQAVPVAGHWNQALLLRPLQILEPAALSEALAALFVHHDALRLQFQQVDGQWSASHGNGAPSLLECRTLGRPEAISAVCEEAQRGFQLDRGPLFKAVLMQLGDGQQRLLLVAHHLVVDGVSWRILLEDLAQLYSQALAGSSLRLAARTSSFKAWGEHLASWQRQGLGDSELAYWQAYAETAPTPLRVPRPQGSRALGATARVQVQLDPARTRALLGAAHGAYRTRIDELLLAGLARTLCQWSGQPALDILLESHGRTPGPNAPAELDLSRSVGWFTALYPLQLAPGNGSAAEAIKAIKEQVRQVPGQGLGYGVLRYLGEDDLARRLAARTAPQITFNYLGQFDPGRLADGLFDWAGESLGASLDPGADADSEWVITGQVRDGCLQLSWRYGCERFDSELVQGLAEDYLASLGTLIDHCLSPGAAGVTPSDFPLASVSQAQLDALPVAAADLEDLYPLSPLQQGMLFHAVQGATGSAYVNQVCVPLNDVDGPRFAAAWEQVSNEHAILRAGFAWEGDLPQPLQWIHRQLPSPVRHLDWRARGAEQARLELAELADAERDQGFDLRRPPLQRVLLVRLGESAYQLIWTRHHILLDGWATARLIEEVLLHYRGETPAASASRYRDYLAWLGRQDATLSQDFWSEQLRQLEQPTLLADALPAVPARAGHGDLRLQLDRDATSALGAFARRERVTLNTLLQGAWSLLLQRYSGQRSVAFGATVAGRPTALADAERVLGLFINTLPIIQAPGPQRLLGDWLRELQSLNLAVREHEHTPLFDIQRWAGQGGRALFDSVLVFENYPVDSALRSGSGVQFGKVISRETTHYPLTVVIHAGDTLDLQLSYLLGAFDAASVARLGEHLQNLLLAMAARAQGPSTVRLGQLQMLDNVEQRQLSAWNATGVDYAQYASLPALIAEQVRATPDALALVHGDTRLSYGELDARANQLAHWLQGRGVGPDVPVAVCAERSVELVVALLGVIKAGGAYLPLDPDHPRERLQGMLADSGSPLLLTQAHLLDSWSGAVGVPVHALENLALAAQPQTAPKVDINPENLVYCLYTSGSTGKPKAVGNRHAGLLNRLQWMQAEYGLNASDRVLQKTPYSFDVSVWEFFWPLLSGAALVMAPPGAHRDPQALRELIVAHGITTLHFVPSMLQAFVSAGELPICTSLKRIICSGEALPAELQRQVLGQTASELHNLYGPTEAAIDVTSWACREDGSSVPIGRPIANTQIHILDADLNPVPVGVAGELYIAGVNLARGYQGRPGLTAERFVANPYGAPGERMYRSGDLARWRADGAIDYLGRLDHQVKLRGQRIELGEIEAVLLAHAAVRECVVVARDNQLLGYWVGTEADEAALKFHLGQHVPEYMVPWRLLQLPAMPLSANGKLDRKQLPQVEAQAAATGYVEPRNDAERALARIWSEVLGVERVGVTDDFFELGGHSLLATRLASQIRHQLGVQIHLGAVFDTPTVEALARHLEHIPAHAPEDEMDAMTQLLNELERIE; this is encoded by the coding sequence ATGACCGATTTTGACCGCGACCAATTGCTTGCCCTGTTACTTGATGATGACGCGCCGGCCGCACCCGCCGGGCCGGGCCGACGCACCGGGGATGGGCCGGCGCCGCTGTCATTCGCCCAGCGCCGCTTGTGGTTTCTCCAGCAGTACGAGCTACAGAGCCCGGCCTACAACTCGGCCCGGGCGCTACGCATTAAGGGCCGGCCGGATGTCGGGGCGTTGCAGGCCGCCTTGCGCCGCCTGATCGAGCGCCACGCCAGCCTGCGCACCCGCTTCGTGCTGGTCGATGAGCAGCCCATGCAGGTCATCGAGCCCGCGGTGGATTTCCACCTGGAATGCGTGACCCTGGCGACCGGCGCCGACTTGCAAGCCGAACTGCGTCAGCGGGTTGCCGTGCCGTTTGACCTTGATCGTGCACCGTTGCTGCGGGCCAGCCTGTTGTGCGACGGCGAGGGGGCGGTGTTACTGCTGTGCCTGCACCACATCGTTGCCGATGCCTGGTCCAACCCGCTGCTGATTGCCGACCTGGGCCGGGCCTATGCCGCGGCCCTGGACGGCAATGACCGGGCGTTGCCGGGTTTGCCCCTGGAGTACGCCGACTACGCGACCTGGCAGCGTCAGCACTTTGCTGGCCAGGGCGCCGCTGAAGGCCAGGCGTACTGGCGCCAGTACCTGGGCCAGGACGTGCCGGTGCTGGAGCTGCCCAGTGACCGTGCGCGCAGCGCAGCGCCACGCCTGCAAGCCGCGCGGCATGATATCCGGCTGCCGGACGCTTTGGCCCGGGCGGTGCGTGAAGGGTGCCGGGCACAACATTGCTCGCCATTCGTGCTGCTACTGGCGGCCTGGCAAGTGCTGCTGGCGCGCTACAGCGGCCAGCGTGATTTCGCGGTCGGCGTGCCCAACGCCGCACGCAGCCATGCCCAAGTCCAGGACATTGTCGGTTTCTTCGTCAACACCCAGGTCTATCGTGCCCGGCTCGATTCGCAACTGACCACCCGCGCGCTGTGCCGCCGCCTGCGCGATGAAAGCCGGATGGCCCTGCAGCACTCGGACTTTCCCTTCGAGTGCGTGCTGGACGGCCTCAACCTGACCCGCGACTTGCGCCATAGCGCACTGTTCCAGGTGCTGTTCAACTTCCGCCATTCCCGCGATGCCCAGCCCTTGCAGCTGCCGGGGCTGGAGGTGCAGGTGCTGGATAGCGAGCTGGAGAGCGCGCGTTTCGACCTGACCCTGGACGTTATCGCCAGCCCTGACGGCATCGATTGCCGTCTGGAGTATGTGACAGAACTCTACGACGCCCCGACCATCCAGCGCCTCGGCCAGCACCTGTGCCAGCTGTTGCAGGGCATGCTCGCCACGCCTGACCGCTCGGTGTTCAGCCTGCCATTGCTGGACGCTGGCGAGCAGGCGCAACTCAATACCTGGAACGCCACAGCCAGCCGCTACCCCGAGTATCCGAACCTTCCCGCCTTGATTGCCGAACAGGTGCGGGCCACCCCCGAGGCCCTGGCGCTGGTGTATGGCGACACGCAGCTGAGCTATGGCGAACTGGATGCCCGTGCCAATCAGCTGGCCCACTGGTTGCTCGGCCAGGGCGTTGGCCCGGATGTACCGGTGGCGGTGTGCGCCGAGCGCTCCGTGGAACTGGTGGTGGCACTGCTGGGGGTGATCAAGGCCGGTGGTGCGTACTTGCCACTGGACCCGGATCTGCCGCTTGAGCGTCTGCAAGGGATGCTGGCCGACAGCGGCAGCCCGTTGTTGCTGACCCAGAAACATCTATTGAGCACGTGGTCCGGCGCTGCCGGTGTACCGGTCCATGCATTGGAAAACCTGCCGCTTGCGATTCAGCCGCAGATCGCGCTGCAGGTCGATATCGGCCCGGAAAACCTCGTGTACTGCCTGTACACCTCCGGCTCCACCGGCAAGCCCAAGGCCGTCGGTAACCGTCACGCCGGGCTGCTCAATCGCCTGCAATGGATGCAGGCCGAATACGGCCTGAATGCCAGCGACCGGGTGCTGCAAAAAACCCCTTACAGTTTCGATGTGTCGGTGTGGGAGTTCTTCTGGCCGCTGCTCAGCGGTGCCGCGCTGGTGATGGCACCGCCCAGCGCGCACCGTGATCCGCAGGCCTTGCGTGAACTGATCGTCGAGCACGGCATCACTACTTTGCACTTCGTGCCGTCGATGCTGCAGGCGTTCGTCTCGGCCGGTGAACTGGCGCTTTGTACGTCGCTGAAACGGATTATTTGCAGCGGCGAAGCCCTGCCTGCGCAGTTGCAGCGTCAGGTGCTGGGGCAAACCAGCAGTGAATTGCACAACCTGTATGGCCCGACCGAAGCGGCCATCGACGTCACCTCATGGGCCTGTCGCGAGGACGGCAACAGCGTGCCGATCGGGCGTCCGATCGCCAATACGCAAATCCATATTCTCGACACCGATCTCAACCCGGTGCCGGTGGGCGTGGCGGGGGAGTTGTACATCGCCGGGATTAATCTGGCGCGGGGTTATCAGGGCCGTGCAGCCCTGACTGCCGAACGCTTTGTCGCCAATCCCTATGGGGCGCCCGGCGAACGGATGTACCGCAGTGGCGATCTGGCGCGCTGGCGTGCCGATGGCGCCATCGACTACCTGGGGCGCCTCGATCATCAGGTCAAGTTGCGCGGTCTGCGTATCGAACTGGGGGAGATTGAAGCGCTGTTACTGAGCCACGCCAATGTCCGGGAAAGCGTGGTCATTGCCCGCGACGACAAGCTGATCGGCTACTGGGTGGGGGATGCCACGGATGAGGATGCACTCAAGGCCCATCTGGCCCGTCACCTTCCGGAATACATGGTGCCGTGGCGTCTGGTGCAGCTGGATGCCATGCCGCTGTCGGCCAACGGCAAGCTGGACCGCAAGCTACTGCCACAGCCCCAAGGGCCGGTGACTGAAGACTATGCGGCACCCAGCAGCGAAATCGAACGGATCCTGGCAAGCATCTGGGCCGAGGTATTGGGTCAAGAACAGGTTGGGATCAGCGACAATTTCTTCGAACTGGGGGGCGACTCCATCCTGTCCCTGCAGGTGATCAGCCGGATGCGCCGTGCCGGTTGGCAGCTCAATCCTCGCGACCTTTTTGAGCATCAAACCATCGCTGCCCTGGCCCGGGTCGCTGTGCCTCTGGAGCAGGCCAGCCGGGACAGTGGCCCGGTTCAGGGCGCAGCCCCCGTGACACCGATCCAGGCACACTTTTTCGCCCAGGCGGTGCCGGTTGCGGGCCACTGGAACCAGGCGTTACTGCTACGACCGCTGCAAATCCTGGAGCCCGCTGCGCTGAGCGAGGCACTGGCGGCGCTGTTCGTCCATCACGATGCCCTGCGCCTGCAATTTCAACAGGTGGACGGGCAATGGAGCGCCAGCCATGGTAATGGCGCCCCCTCCTTGCTGGAGTGCCGGACCCTGGGCCGTCCCGAGGCGATCAGTGCCGTCTGCGAAGAGGCCCAGCGCGGTTTTCAATTGGACCGGGGCCCGCTGTTCAAGGCCGTGCTGATGCAACTGGGCGATGGCCAGCAACGGTTGTTGCTGGTGGCCCATCACCTGGTGGTGGACGGCGTGTCCTGGCGCATCCTGCTCGAAGACCTGGCGCAGCTCTACAGCCAGGCGCTGGCCGGTTCATCGCTGCGCCTGGCTGCGCGTACCAGCAGCTTCAAGGCCTGGGGCGAGCACCTCGCAAGCTGGCAGCGCCAAGGCCTGGGCGACAGCGAGCTGGCTTACTGGCAGGCGTATGCCGAGACCGCGCCAACCCCGTTGCGGGTGCCGCGCCCGCAAGGCAGCCGTGCCCTCGGCGCGACGGCCCGGGTGCAGGTGCAGCTCGACCCGGCGCGGACCCGCGCCTTGCTGGGCGCGGCCCACGGTGCCTATCGCACGCGGATCGACGAACTGCTGCTGGCCGGGCTGGCCCGGACCCTGTGCCAGTGGAGCGGCCAACCGGCGCTGGATATCCTTCTGGAAAGTCACGGCCGCACCCCGGGGCCCAATGCCCCGGCCGAGCTGGACCTGAGCCGCAGCGTCGGCTGGTTCACTGCCCTGTACCCGTTGCAACTGGCGCCCGGCAACGGCTCAGCGGCCGAAGCGATCAAGGCGATCAAGGAGCAAGTGCGCCAGGTACCCGGCCAGGGCCTGGGCTACGGCGTGTTGCGCTATCTGGGCGAGGATGATCTGGCCCGCCGGCTGGCGGCCCGCACGGCACCGCAAATCACCTTCAACTACCTGGGGCAGTTCGACCCGGGCCGCCTGGCCGACGGCCTGTTCGACTGGGCCGGGGAAAGCCTGGGCGCGTCCCTGGACCCGGGCGCCGATGCCGACAGCGAATGGGTGATCACCGGCCAGGTGCGCGACGGCTGCCTGCAACTGAGCTGGCGCTATGGCTGCGAGCGCTTCGACAGCGAGCTGGTGCAAGGCCTGGCCGAGGACTATCTGGCGAGCCTGGGCACTCTGATCGACCATTGCCTGAGCCCCGGCGCTGCGGGTGTCACACCTTCGGATTTCCCGCTGGCGAGCGTCAGCCAGGCACAACTGGATGCACTGCCGGTGGCCGCCGCCGACCTCGAAGACCTTTACCCCTTGTCGCCGCTGCAACAGGGCATGCTGTTTCACGCTGTGCAAGGCGCCACGGGCAGTGCCTATGTCAATCAGGTCTGTGTGCCATTGAACGATGTTGATGGCCCGCGTTTCGCCGCAGCCTGGGAGCAGGTCAGCAATGAGCACGCGATCCTGCGGGCCGGTTTCGCCTGGGAAGGCGACTTGCCCCAGCCCCTGCAATGGATCCATCGCCAGTTGCCATCGCCGGTGCGCCACCTCGACTGGCGTGCACGCGGCGCCGAACAGGCGCGCCTGGAACTGGCCGAACTGGCCGATGCCGAGCGCGACCAGGGCTTCGACCTGCGCCGACCACCGCTGCAACGGGTGTTGCTGGTACGCCTGGGCGAAAGCGCTTACCAATTGATCTGGACCCGCCATCACATCCTGCTCGACGGCTGGGCCACGGCCCGCCTGATCGAAGAGGTGCTGTTGCATTACCGTGGTGAAACGCCCGCTGCCAGCGCCAGCCGCTACCGCGATTACCTGGCCTGGCTGGGCCGTCAGGATGCCACCCTGAGCCAGGACTTCTGGAGCGAACAACTGCGCCAGCTGGAGCAACCGACCCTGCTGGCCGATGCCTTGCCGGCAGTCCCGGCGCGGGCCGGGCATGGCGACCTGCGGCTGCAACTGGACCGGGATGCGACCTCGGCGCTGGGGGCATTTGCCCGGCGCGAGCGGGTGACCCTGAACACCTTGCTCCAGGGAGCCTGGAGCCTGTTGTTGCAACGCTACAGCGGGCAGCGCAGCGTGGCTTTCGGCGCCACCGTGGCCGGGCGTCCGACTGCGCTGGCCGATGCCGAGCGGGTGCTGGGGCTGTTCATCAATACCTTGCCGATCATTCAGGCGCCCGGGCCGCAGCGTTTGTTGGGGGACTGGCTGCGTGAACTGCAATCGCTGAACCTGGCGGTGCGCGAGCATGAGCACACGCCGCTGTTCGATATCCAGCGCTGGGCCGGGCAGGGCGGCCGGGCGCTGTTCGACAGCGTGCTGGTGTTCGAGAACTACCCGGTGGACAGCGCCTTGCGCAGCGGCAGCGGCGTGCAATTCGGCAAGGTGATTTCCCGGGAAACCACCCATTACCCGCTGACCGTGGTGATCCACGCGGGCGACACCCTGGACCTGCAATTGAGTTACCTGCTGGGTGCTTTCGACGCGGCCAGCGTGGCTCGCCTCGGGGAGCATTTACAGAACCTGCTGCTGGCTATGGCAGCCCGGGCGCAGGGGCCGTCAACGGTCCGCCTTGGCCAGTTGCAAATGCTCGATAACGTGGAGCAACGGCAGCTCTCGGCGTGGAATGCCACCGGGGTCGACTATGCGCAGTACGCGAGCTTGCCAGCCTTGATCGCCGAACAGGTGCGGGCCACTCCGGATGCGCTGGCGCTGGTGCATGGCGACACGCGTCTGAGCTATGGCGAACTGGATGCCCGGGCCAATCAGCTGGCCCACTGGTTGCAGGGTCGGGGCGTGGGCCCGGACGTGCCGGTGGCGGTGTGCGCCGAGCGCTCCGTGGAATTGGTGGTGGCACTGTTGGGGGTGATCAAGGCCGGTGGCGCGTATCTGCCGCTGGACCCGGACCACCCGCGGGAGCGTTTGCAAGGGATGCTGGCCGACAGCGGCAGCCCGTTGTTGCTGACTCAAGCACACCTGCTGGACAGTTGGTCCGGCGCTGTCGGTGTACCGGTCCATGCATTGGAAAACCTGGCGCTGGCGGCTCAGCCGCAGACTGCACCCAAGGTCGATATCAACCCGGAAAACCTGGTGTACTGCCTGTACACCTCGGGTTCCACCGGCAAGCCCAAGGCCGTCGGTAACCGCCACGCCGGGTTGCTCAATCGTTTGCAATGGATGCAGGCCGAATACGGCCTGAACGCCAGCGACCGGGTGCTGCAAAAAACCCCTTACAGCTTCGACGTCTCGGTCTGGGAGTTCTTCTGGCCGCTGCTCAGCGGCGCGGCACTGGTGATGGCGCCACCCGGTGCCCACCGTGATCCGCAGGCCTTGCGTGAACTGATCGTCGCGCACGGCATCACCACTTTGCACTTCGTGCCGTCGATGTTGCAGGCGTTCGTCTCGGCCGGTGAACTGCCGATTTGTACTTCGCTGAAACGGATTATTTGCAGCGGCGAAGCCCTGCCTGCGGAGTTGCAGCGTCAGGTGCTGGGGCAAACCGCCAGCGAGTTGCACAACCTGTATGGCCCGACCGAAGCGGCCATCGACGTGACGTCCTGGGCCTGTCGCGAGGACGGCAGCAGCGTGCCGATCGGGCGTCCGATCGCCAATACGCAAATCCATATTCTCGATGCCGATCTCAACCCGGTGCCGGTGGGTGTGGCGGGGGAGCTGTACATCGCCGGGGTCAATCTGGCCCGGGGTTATCAGGGCCGTCCGGGGCTGACTGCCGAACGCTTTGTCGCTAACCCCTATGGTGCTCCCGGCGAGCGCATGTACCGCAGTGGCGACCTGGCGCGCTGGCGCGCCGATGGCGCTATCGACTACCTGGGACGCCTCGATCATCAGGTCAAGTTGCGCGGCCAGCGCATTGAGCTGGGCGAGATCGAAGCAGTGTTGCTGGCCCATGCCGCGGTGCGCGAATGCGTAGTGGTGGCGCGGGACAATCAACTGCTCGGTTACTGGGTCGGCACCGAGGCCGATGAAGCCGCGCTTAAATTTCATCTGGGGCAGCACGTTCCTGAATACATGGTGCCGTGGCGATTATTGCAATTGCCGGCGATGCCGCTCTCGGCCAACGGCAAACTGGATCGCAAGCAGTTACCGCAGGTCGAGGCGCAGGCCGCTGCCACTGGCTATGTCGAACCCCGCAATGACGCCGAGCGCGCGCTGGCCAGAATCTGGTCCGAGGTGCTGGGTGTGGAGCGGGTCGGTGTGACGGATGATTTTTTCGAGCTGGGCGGGCATTCGCTGCTGGCGACCCGCCTGGCCTCGCAGATTCGCCACCAGTTAGGCGTACAGATTCACCTCGGCGCGGTGTTCGACACCCCGACGGTCGAGGCGCTTGCTCGGCACCTGGAGCACATTCCGGCGCACGCCCCCGAAGACGAGATGGACGCCATGACCCAATTGCTGAATGAACTGGAGCGCATTGAATGA
- a CDS encoding non-ribosomal peptide synthetase, whose translation MNDLSLDLSAPQTLALSPEQRACLLGHDPARADAGSHRLRLGLSAAQLPADIRAALQRYGASQPILGTRWLQVTGLRGWRQAVPNQGGAVRWVELDAMAPALNLAPDEVLAVSQRALANGVIELEFVAAALALDPPSLEQLAADVLTLAGGETPTVSEVGYEHYVQWRQDMAADADAAQGRAYWQHEQIDPARGDALRLGLHGNPAPAPRLTLQLDVPLSRLDGARALGDFLGQPLDFVLQGLWWVLLGRLSGQRSFVAGWLHDCRSDYEHFENTLGVFEKVLPLRVELDPARHFAQWLQQAEERLGDHLGWQEYCPIEAPGSAAPLQAGFVFEQARIAPQQVHAYPHRPAFDLLLSARVWDQSLLLNIEANGAAYSSASLKVLLEQYRTLLQQLTGEGAVPLDDLEPVGAQERQRLLSLAPQQPVEDSEGLAQCLARHARQTPLAIALSDGRQRLDYAGLQQTVTRMAGWLQGQGVGVGQCVAIETERSLQGVLHILAVLVAGAYYLPLEPAWPAERRHDLLTRAEPALVLCDPASSSARGPWSSASLEQAGRDAELPFQAPQLTDRHLAYLLFTSGSTGAPKGVLVEHGALRNYARSASAALGLQAGMRLALTSPLSVDLGHTLLFGAGQVGAELVIAAAHDLADGAAFSRFLVRERPDVAKFVPSHLAALLEGHTPPLPGTLILGGEATPRRLVEQLFARAPGLRLFNHYGPTETTVGVLFHPLRADAPDRDERVPLSGVLDGNRVYLLDHRLRLVPTGAVGELYIGGAQLCRGYLGEASAERFIDDPFHAGQRLYRSGDLGRYRAEGGLQLIGRQDHQIKLRGQRIELGEVEAALLALPGVEQAVARLWSPGEGAASLIAYVVLGADAADGALEQLPQALAARLPEALCPARLLPMPSLPRLANGKVERAALPDPGQLLHRQPVREPTSELQACLRDAMAELLDCAPSALGVDHDFFEAGGHSLLVIKLVARLRSLFKIEVAPGLVFDHPSATGLAEALGELGEPLQLEKIARLRRELDSLSDQQRAELLAKARAARGLAAH comes from the coding sequence ATGAACGATTTGAGTCTTGATTTGAGCGCACCACAGACCCTGGCCCTGAGCCCCGAGCAGCGTGCCTGCCTGCTTGGCCATGATCCGGCCCGGGCTGATGCCGGCAGCCATCGGTTGCGCCTGGGGCTGAGCGCGGCACAGCTGCCGGCGGACATCCGGGCGGCGCTGCAACGCTATGGGGCAAGCCAGCCGATCCTCGGCACACGCTGGCTGCAAGTCACGGGGTTGCGTGGCTGGCGCCAGGCGGTGCCGAATCAGGGGGGCGCGGTGCGCTGGGTCGAACTGGACGCCATGGCACCGGCCTTGAACCTGGCCCCGGACGAAGTGCTGGCGGTCAGCCAGCGTGCCCTGGCCAACGGCGTGATCGAGCTGGAGTTTGTTGCCGCCGCCCTGGCCCTGGACCCGCCAAGCCTGGAGCAACTGGCCGCTGACGTATTGACGCTGGCCGGTGGTGAAACCCCTACAGTCAGCGAAGTGGGCTACGAACACTATGTGCAATGGCGCCAGGACATGGCCGCCGATGCTGATGCGGCCCAGGGCCGTGCCTATTGGCAGCACGAGCAGATCGATCCGGCCCGGGGCGACGCCTTGCGCCTGGGGCTGCATGGCAACCCTGCGCCGGCGCCGCGCCTGACCCTGCAGCTTGACGTGCCGTTGTCACGCCTGGACGGCGCCCGGGCCCTGGGGGACTTTCTCGGCCAACCGCTGGACTTCGTGTTGCAAGGCTTGTGGTGGGTGCTGCTGGGGCGCCTGAGCGGTCAGCGCAGTTTTGTGGCTGGCTGGTTGCACGATTGCCGCAGCGACTACGAGCACTTTGAAAACACCCTGGGCGTATTCGAAAAAGTCCTGCCGTTGCGGGTTGAACTGGACCCGGCGCGGCACTTCGCTCAATGGTTGCAACAGGCCGAAGAGCGTCTGGGCGATCATCTCGGCTGGCAGGAATACTGCCCGATCGAGGCGCCGGGCAGCGCCGCGCCGTTACAGGCGGGTTTCGTCTTTGAACAGGCGCGCATCGCACCGCAACAGGTGCATGCCTACCCGCATCGTCCGGCCTTCGACCTGCTGTTGAGCGCCCGGGTCTGGGACCAAAGCCTGTTACTCAATATCGAAGCCAATGGCGCGGCTTACAGCAGCGCCAGCCTCAAAGTGCTGCTCGAACAATATCGCACCCTGCTGCAACAACTGACGGGGGAGGGCGCCGTGCCCCTCGACGACCTGGAACCTGTAGGGGCGCAGGAGCGCCAGCGTCTGTTGAGCCTGGCCCCGCAGCAGCCGGTTGAGGACAGTGAAGGGCTGGCGCAGTGCCTGGCCCGGCATGCCCGGCAAACCCCGCTGGCCATTGCCCTCAGCGATGGCCGGCAGCGCCTGGACTACGCCGGCTTGCAGCAGACCGTCACGCGCATGGCCGGCTGGTTGCAGGGCCAGGGCGTGGGTGTCGGGCAATGTGTGGCCATCGAGACTGAGCGCTCGTTGCAAGGGGTGCTGCATATCCTCGCCGTGCTGGTGGCCGGCGCTTACTACTTGCCGCTGGAACCGGCCTGGCCTGCGGAGCGTCGCCACGATCTGTTGACCCGCGCCGAGCCGGCACTGGTGCTGTGCGATCCGGCGTCCAGCAGTGCCCGTGGCCCGTGGTCGAGCGCCAGTCTGGAGCAGGCGGGCAGGGATGCCGAGTTGCCGTTCCAGGCGCCGCAGCTGACGGACCGGCACCTGGCGTACCTGCTGTTTACTTCCGGCTCGACCGGGGCACCCAAGGGCGTGCTTGTGGAGCACGGCGCGCTGCGCAACTACGCGCGTTCGGCCAGCGCCGCGCTCGGGCTGCAAGCCGGTATGCGCCTGGCGCTGACCAGCCCGCTGAGCGTTGACCTGGGCCATACCTTGCTGTTCGGCGCCGGGCAAGTCGGTGCCGAACTGGTCATCGCCGCCGCGCACGATCTGGCCGATGGCGCGGCGTTCAGCCGCTTCCTGGTGCGTGAACGGCCGGACGTGGCGAAATTTGTGCCTTCGCATCTGGCGGCCCTGCTCGAAGGGCATACGCCGCCGTTGCCCGGGACCCTGATCCTCGGTGGCGAAGCCACGCCCAGGCGGCTGGTGGAGCAACTGTTTGCCCGGGCGCCGGGCTTGCGTCTGTTCAACCACTACGGGCCCACCGAAACCACGGTCGGCGTGCTGTTTCACCCGCTGCGGGCCGACGCGCCGGACCGCGACGAGCGGGTACCGCTGAGCGGCGTCCTCGACGGCAACCGCGTATACCTGCTCGACCATCGCTTGCGTCTGGTGCCCACCGGGGCAGTGGGCGAGTTGTACATCGGCGGCGCCCAACTGTGCCGTGGCTACCTGGGCGAAGCCAGCGCCGAGCGCTTTATCGACGATCCGTTCCACGCGGGCCAGCGCCTGTATCGCTCCGGCGACCTGGGCCGCTACCGGGCCGAGGGCGGCTTGCAACTGATTGGCCGCCAGGACCACCAGATCAAACTGCGCGGGCAGCGCATCGAGCTGGGTGAAGTCGAGGCAGCGCTGCTGGCCTTGCCCGGGGTCGAGCAGGCCGTGGCCCGGTTGTGGTCACCCGGCGAAGGCGCGGCCAGCCTGATCGCCTATGTGGTGCTCGGCGCGGATGCTGCTGACGGGGCCCTGGAACAGTTGCCGCAGGCCCTGGCCGCACGCCTGCCTGAAGCACTGTGCCCGGCGCGCTTGCTGCCCATGCCGAGCCTGCCCCGTCTGGCCAATGGCAAAGTCGAGCGCGCTGCCTTGCCCGACCCGGGGCAGTTGTTGCACCGCCAACCGGTGCGTGAGCCGACCAGCGAACTGCAAGCCTGCCTGCGCGACGCCATGGCTGAACTGCTGGACTGTGCGCCCTCTGCTCTGGGGGTGGACCACGACTTCTTTGAAGCCGGCGGTCACTCGTTGCTGGTGATCAAGCTGGTGGCGCGTCTGCGTTCCCTGTTCAAGATCGAAGTCGCTCCCGGTCTGGTGTTCGACCATCCCAGCGCCACCGGGCTGGCCGAGGCGCTGGGCGAGCTTGGCGAACCGTTGCAGCTGGAAAAGATCGCTCGCCTGCGCCGCGAGCTCGACAGCCTCAGCGACCAGCAGCGCGCCGAGCTGCTGGCCAAGGCTCGCGCCGCCCGGGGCCTGGCGGCCCACTGA